The Arachis hypogaea cultivar Tifrunner chromosome 16, arahy.Tifrunner.gnm2.J5K5, whole genome shotgun sequence genome contains a region encoding:
- the LOC140180025 gene encoding uncharacterized protein, whose product MQEMFSMYIENRAQISFIELYVEFEQSEADRNILREDYNSDSEEEFESNYECVGADGDEDHGEGNMDPDVTEVADALANDMPFGEPSFMRVLDLEAMHVPEFPEYMTAEVPIVADGEFAVGMEFSSREAVIKAIKEVSLISRKYCWVIRRYNGSHTCTRATISQDHAKLDSITIAEAIKPLVEADPSLKVKSVIAEVQSKFNYTVSYRKAWAFRHCKPVVQVDETHLYGKYKGCLLVAVSQDGNNNIVPIAFAIVEGETSDAWHFFLSNLRQHVVTRDGVGLISDRHESINAAVERSNGAWSPPRAFHMFCIRHIESNFLRKFKAPYLQKLVVNIGYSRTVREYEVRYQRLRERGEAYTNWLNRIPREQYALAFDGGYRWGHMTTNLVECINSVLNGARNLPITALVKATFYRLNELFTRKRAEAEARINAGHVFSEVVTSKLHANQLASGNIQVSCFDRQNEVFEVREMPSGLEFAVDLRALRCDCGEFQVDRIPCRHVFACCANQRLDWKLYVHDVYKMDQVWRVYRARFRPLGNPTTWPAYNGPRYVPNPYLRRVSKGRPRMTRFLNEMDTRMLRRPRRCTLCGAEGHSRSRCRQSAGRTADGDAQ is encoded by the exons ATGcaggagatgttttcaatgtatattgaaaaccGGGCGCAGATCTCGTTtatcgagttgtatgttgagtttgaacaatctgaGGCAGACCGAAACATTCTACgggaagattataatagtgacagtgaagaagagttcgaaagcaacTACGAATGTGTTGGTGCAGATGGAGATGAAGATCATGGTGAGGGAAATATGGATCCAGATGTGACAGAGGTGGCAGATGCACTCGCAAACGATATGCCGTTTGGGGAGCCTTCATTCATGCGAGTTCTGgacttggaagccatgcatgttccgGAGTTTCCGGAATATATGACTGCAG AAGTTCCTAttgtcgcagatggtgaatttgctGTTGGGATGGAGTTTAGTTCCCGGGAAGCTGTTATTAAGGCAATAAAAGA ggttagTCTGATCAGCAGGAAGTAttgttgggttataaggaggtataatggtagtcacacttGTACCAGAGCCACCATTTCACAGGATCATGCGAAGCTGGACTCCatcacaattgcagaagcaataaagccattGGTTGAGGCTGATCCCTCCTTAAAGGTAAAGTCCGTTATAGCAGAAGTGCAATCGAAGTTTAACTATACTGTTAGCTATcggaaagcatg ggcattcagacattgtaagccAGTTGTCCAGGTGGATGAGACTCACTTGTACGGAAAGTATAAGGGTTGTCTCCTAGTCGCAGTCTCACAGGATGGCAACAACAACATCGTTCCAATTGCGTTTGCTATTGTcgagggagagacttctgatgcgTGGCACTTTTTCCTTAGTAACTTGCGTCAACATGTTGTCACTCGGGATGGTGTGGGACTGATATCCGACCGACACGAATCCATCAATGCAGCTGTGGAACGGAGTAACGGAGCATGGTCACCTCCTAGAGCTTTTCATATGTTCtgcatcaggcatatagagtcgAATTTTCTGCGGAAATTCAAGGCACCGTACCTCCAAAAATTGGTCGTCAACATTG GATATTCCAGGACGGTGCGGGAGTATGAAGTGCGTTACCAGCGATTACGGGAACGGGGGGAAGCGTATACCAACTGGTTAAACCGAATTCCTCGCGAACAGTACGCATTGGCGTTTGATGGTGGATACCGATGGGGTCACATGACAACGAATCTAGTGGAATGCATCAATTCAGTGTTGAATGGTGCACGCAATCTTCCTATTACTGCTCTTGTCAAGGCAACATTCTACAGGCTAAACGAGCTTTTCACCAGAAAAAGAGCAGAGGCAGAAGCGCGGATTAATGCTGGCCATGTGTTCTCCGAAGTCGTGACCTCGAAGTTGCATGCAAACCAACTTGCATCAGGAAACATACAGGTCAGTTGCTTTGACCGGCAGAATGAGGTCTTCGAGGTGCGTGAGATGCCAAGCGGACTGGAGTTTGCAGTCGATCTACGCGCCCTTCGATGTGATTGTGGTGAGTTCCAGGTGGACCGGATCCCCTGCAGACATGTGTTCGCATGTTGCGCAAACCAGCGACTGGATTGGAAGCTATATGTGCATGATGTGTATAAGATGGACCAAGTTTGGCGGGTGTACCGAGCAAGATTTAGGCCACTAGGTAACCCGACGACGTGGCCTGCGTACAACGGTCCTCGCTACGTACCGAATCCGTATCTGAGACGTGTCTCGAAAGGGCGCCCCAGGATGACGCgtttcttgaatgagatggacacgcGAATGTTACGTCGTCCTAGGCGATGTACGCTATGTGGAGCTGAGGGACACAGTCGTAGTAGATGCCGTCAGTCAGCTGGTAGAACTGCCGACGGAGATGCTCAGTAG
- the LOC140180026 gene encoding uncharacterized protein produces the protein MEYINADERVYLSSDSLCAEEGNMEYEMDAITTDVLNSINCSGLPSHQLKLKVGVPVMLLRNIDQSNGLCNGTRLQVRRLGNHVIECNILTGDKCGEIVLISRMNMVPNNKTLPFRFQRRQFPLIVSLAMTINKSQGYT, from the coding sequence ATGGAATACATTAATGCTGATGAAAGAGTCTATCTTAGTTCGGACTCATTGTGTGCTGAAGAGGGCAACATGGAATATGAGATGGATGCTATCACAACTGATGTGTTGAATTCGATAAATTGCTCAGGCTTGCCTAGCCACCAGTTGAAACTCAAAGTTGGTGTACCTGTTATGCTATTGAGGAATATAGACCAAAGCAATGGACTTTGTAATGGTACTCGATTACAGGTTCGAAGATTAGGTAATCATGTCATTGAATGCAATATCTTGACAGGTGACAAGTGTGGCGAAATAGTTCTGATTTCACGGATGAATATGGTGCCTAACAATAAAACACTTCCATTCAGGTTCCAACGTAGACAGTTTCCTCTTATAGTCTCCCTTGCAATGACCATCAATAAATCTCAAG